From the Papilio machaon chromosome 13, ilPapMach1.1, whole genome shotgun sequence genome, the window atctttaattatttgcaggaaaaaagttaaaatgacGGACAAGCCTAAGCGTCCAATGTCTGCATACATGTTATGGCTAAATAGTGCAAGAGAACAAATTAAAGCAGATAATCCAGGTCTCAAAGTCACTGAAATAGCCAAAAAGGGAGGAGAAATATGGAGGTCGATGGAAGACAAAAGTGTAAGCACATTATtcttatgttgttttattgtcttgtttgatttttactaCTAAACTGTTTTTACATTACCAGGTTTGGGAGGCGAAGGCTGCCAAAGCGAAAGAGCAATACACAAAAGATCTGGAATCATACAATGCTAATGGAGGCGG encodes:
- the LOC106717824 gene encoding high mobility group protein D encodes the protein MTDKPKRPMSAYMLWLNSAREQIKADNPGLKVTEIAKKGGEIWRSMEDKSVWEAKAAKAKEQYTKDLESYNANGGGGEGGGKKAQKRAKKGKKAAAAPAKSKKKKEESEEEEGEEEEEESD